ACTTCTTCGTGGAGGGGCGGCCTCCAGAGGTATACGCCGGCAGCCGCACGTCACGCACGAATCCCAACTGGAGCTCCTGCTTCCTCCCCGTGCTCTCGGGGCGGTGGTACTTCGTGCGGTGGGTATGGGGCTGCGGCAGCAACTCCACCGCCTCGCTCACCTTCATCTTCCCGTCGGGCAGGTGGAGGAACCTATCGTTGCTGAGCTTGATCCGCACCGCGTAGGAGAGGCCGAGCTCGTCGAGGCGCCGGAGGAAAATGTGCCCGTCGAAGCCGGAGTCGAACACCCAGAAGGCGTCGCGAGGGACGTGCGGGCTCACGGTGGATATGGCCTCGAGCGCGGTGGCGTTCTGGCTCTTGTGCTCGGGTGAAACCTTCGAGAAAAGCCGGGAGAGGAGCGGCAGGCGCCGACCGCGCACGCCCACGGCCTCCACGGAGACAACCTGGTAGCCGGTGGCGAGTTCGTCCTTGGAGCCGTCGTGCACGGTGGAGAGGTACGGCATTTTCCGGGCGCGCGGCTTGGCGATGTCGGTGAGGTCCACCGCGACAACCGGCCGAGGGTAGCGCTCGTCCCGGAGAATTGGAGCCACGAGGCGCAGGTAGTCCTCCTCCACGGCCGCGTCCTCGTAGCGCTTGTTGGCCAAGTTGCGCGAGAGACGCTTCTCAGTGTGGATGAGGCGCCGCGGCTCGTTCAAGGCGCGGCCGATTTGGGAGAGGAGAACACTGCGGTTCTCCACCAGCCCGAAGAGGGCCTCACGCAGGAAGCGGCGGCACGGCTTGTAGAGCCGTCCACCCACCTTCTCCACGTACGCGTCGAAACGCTCAGCGATGGACTTCTCGCGAGGCACACCCCTCCCGGCACTGGACGCGAGCCTCGGAGGTGCCTACGTTTCCCGTGTCCTTGGCCGGACGGGAGCGTGGCCTCGAGCCGCGTTCCAGTTGTGAAGAGAGGAAGGGCTGTTGGCGCAGCTCTCCTCCCTGTTTAGAGGGCCGGACCTTGGCGGGTCTGGCCCTTTTCTTTTTCCCCTTGTCTCCTTCGGCTGCACCTCCCATGAGGACGCGCGCGGTCATGCCGCACTGGCTGTCCTCGAAAATGGGGTGGGAGCCCGCAGCCGCAATGGCGCAAGTGCGGAAACGTGTGAGCGCTGCTCAACGTCCAACATGTAACTCTCGGGTTACTTTTCGCATCCACGTTGAGAGGGGATGGATGTGATTGTAACTCTGGCGTTACTGCTTGGGCTCTGGGGCGCTGCCGACTCGGCGCGCCGGGCGCGGGCTCCGCACGCGTGCGCCTCTCGGCGTCACGCGGGGCCCTGGCGTCATTCTGTCTGGTTTATGCTACTCGGCCACTCACCCGAAAAATGGGTAAGGTCGATGAACGAGTCCTTTGACACCTTCCCCGAGCTTTGTCGTGGAGGGTGGGCGTCCCGCGCATGAGGAACCGGAGGAGGAGGTACACCAGGCGCCCTGTCGGGCCATACCTCATGGTCAACAGGACACAGGCGCCACCGCCAGGTGGGGGAGTCCGCGACGTTCCGCATCCCGGATGGTCCGCGCGCCGACGAACAGGTCGATGCCGACTCGGGATTGTGGGGGCACCCTGGTGCGATTACATGTCGGCGCAGCATGCGCGAGGCAATAGGCTCTGTGGTTATGAGATGGCGATTTTGGAAAAAGAAGAGAGGGCGGAACGAGCAGCAGAGCAGCCTGACGACTCTGTGGAACGCCACAACCCAGACGGGAACGGGGGCGTTGGTGGCTGCGATAAGCGTGGGTGTAGGACGCGAGGACGCAGCCATCTATGGCGCTGCCGGCCCGCTGGTTAACGTCATTCTCGGTTCGGCGGCGCAATGGGTAACGGAGCGCCGCCATCGTCGCGTTCAGGGCTGGCTCACCGCCTACGTTGAGGCTGCTCCAGGAAGCGATGTGGCTGCTGCCGAGGCAGAACTCCGCGCCAAGGCCGGTGAACCGCTATTCCAGGAAGTTGTGCTTGAGAACCTTCGCTCCCTCGACGAAGCGCTTGATGATGCCGTTGTGCCCGCTCTGGCCAGGCTGATGAGGATGTATGTCACAGAGTCGAGGCGGGCAGACGCGTTCTTCCGCGGGGTGCGCAGGCTCCTGTCGGATCTCACAGGTGACGAGTACGCCGATCTTTGTTCTCTGATTCGGTGGGCTGTGGAACTCGCGAGTTACGGCAACCAGGATGTTGTGGAATTGGAGTACGTCATGCGTGATGGCGCCACCGCCCCCACGCTCCTTGGTCGGCAATCAGGCCCGACGCCACCTGGATTCGTGGTGGGCAAGCCGCCTCCGTCCGAAACCATGGGCGAAATGCCGTCTGCACAGCGCCTCTTCCACCTGCTTCGGGTGAACGGCTTGGGCTTCGAAGGAAGCTCAGTGGGGCCCTTCCCTGGGGCAGGGCCACCGAGTCGGATCGTTTTCCACAGAGATGTGGTTGTTCGCATGCAGAAGGTGCTGGTGTAGCCTCTGCACTGCGGGGAAGGTGTCTACGAAGACGATGCGGTCCATGCTTCTGGGAAAGACAGAGAAGCACCGCACCATCCAGACATTGAAGGAGGAGCGGGGGGCGTCTCCGGCGCGGATGCATTCTGGAGACGACTCCGGGCCCGAAAACACCGAGGCCGGAAACCCCTGATTGCTCAGCGGCTTCCGGCCTCGGCTTTTGTGTCCCCGACGGGATTCGAACCCGTGTTACCGGCTTGAAAGGCCAGCGTCCTGGGCCTCTAGACGACGGGGACGGCTCCTTCTACCTCTGTGAGTCGCGGGGGGCTCGAACCCCCGACCCTCGGCTTAAAAGGCCGGTGCTCTACCAGCTGAGCTAGCGACTCGCACTATTCTTTTTTACGGGACCCTCCGATTTCCGCAAGGCCCCTCGGCGCGGCCACTCTCTACCAGCACTCGTTCCGGAGTTCTACTCCCGATCCAGGCCCCTGTTTCCCGCCAACCCCCAGGCGCCGGCGGGCGGCCGCCCGCCGCTGGCTGGCGCTCCCCTCGCCAGGCGCTATACCGGAAGCATGCGCCGTGACAGCCGACACTCCGAGGGAGCACCCGAGGAACCCGACGATCTGGACCTGGAGGGGGAGGAGGACGAGGAGCCGGCCTCCAAGCCCCGACGCTACCTCACCCGGGCGGGGGCCGAGCGCATGCACAAGGAGCTGCTGCGGCTGCTCAACGAGGAGCGCCCCAAGGTCACCGCCGAGGTGTCCGCCGCGGCCGCCCAGGGAGATCGCTCGGAGAACGCCGAGTACATCTACGGCAAGAAGCGCCTGCGGGAGATCGACCGGCGTCTGCGCTTCCTCCAGAAGCGCCTGGACACCGCGACCATCGTCGTTCCGTCCGAGCAGACGGACACCACGCACGTCTACTTCGGCGCCACGGTCACGCTCGAGGACGAGGACGGGGGGCGGGTGACCTATCAGATCGTGGGCTCGGACGAGATCGACACCGCGGGCGGGCGCATCAGCGTGGAGTCCCCCCTGGCCCGGGCCCTGCTGCGCAAGAAGGTCGGAGATTCCGTGGAGGTCATCCGGCCGCGAGGGGAGATCGAGTACACCCTCGTGCAGATCCGCTACGTGTAGCGGCCTGTTCGCCCGGGTGCGTCATGCAACACCCGGCTGGCGCGCGCGTGTCCTCTCCGCGTCTTTGTCCACTGCTCCGGGGGTCAGGACGATTGGGGACTGTCCTCGCCGCCGGACGCGTTAAAACCTCCAGGAGGTCCCGAAACGGCTTCGTCGGGCTTCCTGCCGAGGAAGCGAGCCCTATATTCGGGAAGAGTAGAGCAGGCGCAGCGCAGTCCGTCAGTCGGAGTCCCGTCGCACGGTCGGTCCATCGGTCGCACCCACTTCGAGGTCGCGCTCCACACGATGCGAAAGAACTTCATCCTCGACACCAACGTCCTTCTCCACGACCCGCGCTCCATCTACGGGTTCAGAGAACACAACGTCATCATCCCCATCTACGTCATCGAGGAGATCGATCAGTTCAAGCGAGATCTCTCCGAGCTGGGCCGCAACGCGCGCCTGGTCGCGCGCTACCTGGATTCCTTCCGGGAAGAGGGCTCGCTGAAGGAGGGGGTGCGCCTGCCGCATGGCGGCGTGCTGCGGGTGTGCTTCACCGAGCGTGAGGCGCCCCTGTCCATGGCGGACAGGGATCTGATGGACAACCGCATCCTCGCGGTGGCGTTGGATCTGATGGAGCGCGAGCCCCAGTCCCCGGCCGTCTTCATCACGAAGGACACCAACCTGCGCATCCGCGCGGATGCCCTGGGCCTGCTCGCCGAGGACTACGACGCGGAGCGCGTGGAGATCACCGAGCTGTACACGGGCTTCACCGAGCGGCTGGTGCCACGGGACATGGTGGACCAGATGTACAAGTCCGGCGCGGAGGTGGAGATCTCCGGCCAGGACACGCTCTCGCCGCACCAGTTCATCCTCCTCAAGGACGAGACGAACCCGTCCCACGCCGCCATGGGCCGCTTCAACGCCGCCCGGGGCCGGGTGGTGCCGCTCTCGCGCGGCATCAAGGAAGGCGTCTGGGGCATCCGCCCGCGCAACATGGAGCAGAGCTTCGCCCTGGATCTGCTGATGAACGACGAGATCAAGCTCGTCACCATCGTGGGCAAGGCGGGCACGGGCAAGACGCTGCTGGCCATTGCCGCGGGCCTGCACAAGGTGACCGAGGAGAACGTCTACCAGAAGCTGCTCGTCAGCCGGCCCGTCTTCCCCCTCGGGCGCGACATCGGGTTCCTGCCCGGGACGCTCGAGGAGAAGATGAACCCGTGGATGCAGCCCATCTTCGACAACGTGGAGTTCCTCATGAACCTCAGCCGCGCCGACAAGAAGGCCGGCCGGGGCTACCACGAGCTCATCGACCTGGGGCTGATGGAGATCGAGGCGCTCACCTACATCCGTGGGCGCAGCATCCCCAACCAGTACATCATCATCGACGAGGCCCAGAACCTCACGCCCCACGAGGTGAAGACCATCATCACGCGCGTGGGCGACAACACGAAAATCATTCTCACCGGGGACCCGTTCCAGATAGACAACCCCTACGTGGACGCGACCAGCAACGGACTCGTCCACGTGGTCAACCGGTTCAAGAACGAGAAGATCGCGGGCCACATCACCATGACCAAGGGCGAGCGCAGCGCCCTGGCCGAGCTCGCCGCCAACCTTCTCTAGCGCCCTGCGCCACGGGAGGAGTCAGTCATGTCGGGAGACGGTACGCAGCAGGATCCCGCCCAGGGCACGGGCGGCGAGCAGGAGAAGAAGCCGCTCATCGACTACCCGACCGTCTACACCTTCAAGGTGATGGGGCGGCGGGCGCCGGACTTCGTCGAGTACGTGCGCGACCTGTTCCGCACGTACATGGGCACGGAGATCTCCCCGGACTCCATCCAGGAGCAGTCCAGCAGCAAGGGGACCTACGTGTCGGTCAGCGTGTCCGTCTACCTGCTGTCCGAGGAGCACCGCCGCTCCATCTACGTGCGGCTCAAGGAAGAGCCGCGTGTCGTCTACTACCTCTGAAGGCGGGCATTCCGGGGCCCGGAGCCCCGATGGAATGGGGAATTGGAGATTCCCGAACATCGGTGTAGAAGGGACGTGTCATGAGTGTGGCCGAGCCCTTTCCGCTCTACTTCCCCGGTGATGCTCGGCGTCCCTTCAACTCCGAGTTGGCGACCCGGCGCTTCGCCAAGGTGGCTCAACTGGAAGAGGGCGGGCGCGTCCTGGATCTGGGGTGTGGCCCCTCCCTGCTGGCTGGTGTCGTGCTCGCCCAGGAGTTCGGTTGCTCCGTGGTGGCCGCGGACTGGGACGAGGGGTTGCTCGCGCGCATGCGCGATCGTGTCCACGCACTCGCCCTGGACGGGCGCGTCGAGGTGCGGCGGGTGGACCTGCGCCAGCTCTCCTTCCGAGAGGGCGAGTTCGACGCCATCCTGTGCCAGGGCCCGATCGTGATGACCCTGCCCGACACCCTGCGCACCCTCCGGCCCTTCCTGGCTCACCAGGGACGGTTGGGCCTCACCTATCCGGTGCGCGTGGGCCGGGTGACTCCGCGCGCGGTGCTCGAGTTCTGGGAGCGCCGCCTGGGGGCGCCCCTGTTGTTGCCTCGCGAGCTGCTCCATCACCTGTCGCAGGGGGGCTTCGAGCCCGAGTCCGTCGAGTCCCTCCAGGACTCCGAGCTGGATGCGCTCTACCGGGACCTCGCCCCCCACCTCGAGAAGGCGCCCGCCGAGTCCACCCACTGGCTGCGAGAGGAGATGGCCCTGCACCGTGAAAATGGGACGGCCACCTCCAGCTACGCCTTCGCCGTGGGTCGCCGCCGGGAGCCGGGAGAGAAGCCGCCCGCCTCGCGCGACCGCGGCTAGCCCCTCACGCGCTACTCCTCTTGGGTGGACGCCCTCCCGCCGGGAAGGCGTCGTCCCGCGCCTGCTCCCCCCGACTCACTGCACCGAGGGGTGGAAGTCCAGCAATTCCACGGACTCGGCCGCCATCCCGAGTGTCACTTCCCGCCGGTAGCCCGCCGCGTCTCCACCGATCTGGAACGGCATCGGCCTGCTGAATCGCAGGTGCACCTCACGCGCGTAGAAGTCGTGCAGGCCTTCCGGGAACCAGCGGCCCGCCCACAGCTTCGGCAGGTTCGCCAGCACGTGGGGCGGGTTCAACTGGCCCAGGCGTAGCTGCATCATCCCCGGGCGCTGTCCCGCGAAGGGGAACATGCGGAAGCCGTAGCCGTAGTAGGGCATCGTCGCCGCCGCCGCCATGATCAGCTCGCCCTTGAAGAGCCTGGCCCCAGGGGCGAAGGGCTCGCCGACGGGCCTGCCCTCCGGGCCCACGCGGTACGCCTGGCCGGCCTGGCCATTGATGACCTCGCACTCCACCCGCGTCGGATTCGTCAGGTAGTGAGGCACCGTCTTGAAGGCCACCGCCGAGAAATAGCCGCCCGGACCCGACAGGAGCTTCTTGAACAGGCCCCGGCCCAGGTTGTCCTTCACCCAGAGATAGTCGTTGAGCAGCTTCCCATCCACGCCCAGGCCCGCGAAGGGCGTGCGCGTGCCGTCCACCGTCAGCAGCTCCATGCGCCGCTGGCCGGACACCTTGCCGGCTCGCGCCCGGGACACGTCCTGGAGGATGCCCTCCGTGCCCCCACTGGAGTTCACGTACGAGGCCAGTCCGTTGCCCGTGCCCAGCTTGAGCACTCCCAGGCGGGGCGCCTGTTTGCCGGCGAACCGGCCGCGCGTCTCCAACTGGCGGAACATCTCGTTCACCACGCCCAGGAATGTCCCGTCGCCTCCTCCCGTCATCACCACCGGGTAGTCGCGCTCCAGGACCGTCTGGACGATGCGCCGGCAGTCCAGCTCCGAGCGCGAGAGGAAGAGATCCTGCTCCGGGACCACGTGCGACAAGAACTTCACCAGCCGTGCATCTACCTGGCGGGCATTGGCATTCAGCAGGACCGCGAGTCGATGCTCGGGCGCCCCGAGAACGGACGGGTTGGCGCGCGCGTCGACGGACCGCAGGGGCTGAACCATCATGGGTGCTGTCTCCACGAAGAAATCATGCGCCCGCCGCGGCCTCGCGGCGGGGCCTCCTGAGTCTGTGCACGTTCTCCGCCAGCGGCTGACGCGAGGCGTTACCGTCCATTTCTCAAGGAATTTCAGGTAGTTGCGGTGTCGGGGCGGCCGGGAGCCATCCGGTGGATTGGTACCCGCGGGTGGCGGAAGTGGAGAATGGTTTACGCACCTGGCACCCGGACGTGGCCGGTTCGTCACCTGGGAAGCACCCGGTTTGACACCCCCGGGTGGGTGGTTACGTTGGTCACACGACGGAAGCAATCCAGCCTTTCGCGGTAATTTTCCCAGTTATTTCCGGAGGTTGTACACCGTGGGCAAGATCATCGGTATCGACTTGGGCACCACCAACAGCGTGGTGGCCATCATGGAGGGCCGCGAGCCCAAGGTCCTCACCAACGAGGAGGGCGCGCGCACGACTCCCTCGGTCGTTGCCTTCGCCAAGGATGGAGAGCGGCTCGTGGGGCAGGTGGCCAAGCGCCAGGCCATCACCAACCCGGAGCGCACCATCTACTCCATCAAGCGCTTCATGGGACGGCGCTACGAGGAGACCACCGAAGAGGCCAAGCTCGTGCCCTACAAGGTGGTGCGCGGCCCCAACGGTGATGCGCGCGTGGACATCGACGGCAAGCAGTACAGCGCGCCGGAGATCTCCGCGCAGGTGCTGCTCAAGCTCAAGCGCGCCGCCGAGAACTACCTGGGCGAGAAGGTGACCGAGGCGGTCATCACCGTGCCGGCCTACTTCAATGACGCCCAGCGCCAGGCCACCAAGGACGCGGGCGAGATCGCCGGTCTCACCGTGCGCCGCATCGTCAACGAGCCGACCGCGGCGGCGCTCGCCTACGGCCTGGACAAGAAGAAGGACGAGAAGATCGCCGTCTATGACTTCGGCGGCGGCACGTTCGACATCTCCATCCTGGAGGTGGGCGAGAACGTGGTCGAGGTGCTCGCCACCAACGGCGACACGCACCTGGGCGGCGACAACATCGACCTGACCCTGATGAACTGGCTCATCGCCGAGTTCAAGAAGGACACGGGCATCGACGTCGCCAAGGACAAGATGGTGCTGCAGCGCCTCAAGGAGGCCGCGGAGAAGGCGAAGATCGAGCTGTCCTCCACCATGGAGACGGAGATCAACCTGCCGTTCCTCACGGCGGACGCGACGGGCCCCAAGCACCTCAACGTGCGGCTCACCCGCGCCAAGTTCGAGTCGATGATCAGCGACCTCGTCGAGCGCTCGCTGGAGCCGTGCCGCAAGTGCCTCAAGGACTCGGGCCTGGACGTGAAGGATCTGCACGAGGTGGTGCTCGTGGGCGGCTCCACGCGCATCCCGATGGTGCAGGAGGCGGTCAAGAAGCTGTTCGGCAAGGAGCCCAACCGCTCCGTGAACCCGGACGAGGTGGTGGCCGTGGGCGCGGCGGTGCAGGCCGGCGTGCTCTCGGGCGAGGTGAAGGACATCCTGCTGCTGGACGTCACCCCGCTGTCGCTGGGCGTGGAGACGCTGGGCGGCGTGATGACCAAGCTCATCGAGCGCAACACCACCATCCCCACCCGCAAGTCGGAGACCTTCTCCACGGCGGCGGACGGCCAGACGCAGGTGGAGATCCACGTGCTGCAGGGTGAGCGCGAGATGGCGGGCGACAACCGCAGCCTCGGCCGCTTCCACCTGACGGGCATGCCCCCGGCGCCGCGCGGCGTGCCGCAGATCGAGGTGACGTTCGACATCGACGCCAACGGCATCCTCAACGTCAACGCCAAGGACAAGGCGACGGGCAAGGAGCAGAAGGTCACCATCTCCCACTCCTCGGGTCTGGCCAAGGACGAGGTGGAGAAGATGGTTCGCGCCGCCAAGGACAACGAGGCGGCCGACAAGGCCCGCCGCGAGCTGGTGGAGGTGAAGAACCAGGCCGAGGCCCAGGTGTACGCGGCCGAGAAGCTGGTGAAGGAGAACCGCGAGAAGCTCCCCGCCGACGCCGTGTCCGCGCTCGAGGCGGCCATCAAGGGCGTCAACGACGTGCGCGAGGGCGACAACAAGGATGCCATCAAGAGCGCCCTGGATGCGCTGCAGCAGGCCAGCTACAAGGTGGCCGAGGAGATGTACAAGGCCACGGGTGGCGCCGCGGGCGGCGAGGCCGGCGCTCCTCCTCCTCCGGGCGCCGATCAGGGCGCGGCTCCGGGCAGCTCGGCCAAGCCGAAGGACGACGTGGTGGACGCCGAGTTCCGCCAGTCGTGATGCGGTGAGGGCGGACCTCCTCTCGCGTCCCAGGTGAGGCGCGGAAGGAGGGGCGTCCGTCCCCCCGTTGAAGTCCACGAGGGCCGGTGCTCCTCTCACGAGGGGGCCGGCCCTCGGCTTTTGTTGCCAGGGCCTGGGGGGATACGATGTGGCCTCTCGTCCCTCGTGGAATCACCGTGATCCATACCCCCACGCCCGTCTCCGCCCAGGCCGCGCAGGCCTTCCGCCGCTTCTTCCAGGAGCTGCGCGAGGCCTATCTGGAGCGCGAGACCCTCTTCACCCAGATCGAGCTGGCGCTGCTGTGCCGCGAGCACGTGCTCGTGGTCGGCCCCCCGGGAACCGCCAAGAGCGCCATCGCCTCCGCGGTGCTCGGCCGCATCGTGGACGAGCAGAGCGGACAGCCCTCGCTCTTCGCCAAGCAGCTCGCCGAGTCCACCGTGCAGACGGATCTCATCGGCCCGGTGGACTTCAAGGTGCTCACCGAGACGGGCCGGACCGAGTACCTCACCGAGGACGGCATGCTGGGCGCCACCCACGCCTTCCTCGACGAGGTGTTCGACGGGCGCGACATGCTGCTGCGCTCCATCCTCAACGTCCTGCACGAGCGCGAGCTCAAGCACGGGCGCCGGGTGACGAGCGGCCGCATCGAGTGCGCCATCATGACGAGCAACCGCTACCTCTCCGAGGTGCTCGCGCGCTCGCCCGAGCTGCTGCTCGCCTTCGCCGACCGCCTGAGCTTCATCTCCTTCGTGCCGAAGAGCTTCGCCCGGGCCGCCAGCCGCTCCGCCATGCTGCACCGCTTCGCCCATGGTCTGCGGCCGGACCTGCGCGCCGTGCTCACCCTGCAGCATCTCGACGTGCTCCAGAAGGCCGTGGAGCGGGTGGTGGTCTCCAACACCCTGCTCGAGGCCATCGAGCTGCTCACCGATGAGCTGGAGCGCGCGCTCACGGCCCAGGTGTCCAAGCTGCCCGACTACGTCCCCACCAAGTACTTCTCCCAGCGCTCGGTGGTGAAGGCCTTGTGGGCCCTCAAGGCCGCCGTGGTGAGGGATCAGCTCTACCGCCGTCCGGATCGCCCCCTCGAGGCCACCATCGAGGACCTGGACTCCCTGCGCTGGTTCTTCCTGCTCGGGGGGCCTCCCGCCGAAGAATCCGAGGCGCTCCTCAAGGTGGCCGTGGATCCGCGCGAGCGCGCGCAACTGGAGATCGTCCGCATCGAGCAGAAGGCCTTCGATGCCGCCCTGGCCAAGGTGCGCGCGGAGCTGGGCTCGGGTCCGGAGCGCGAGGCCGCGACGCTCGGCGCCGCCGAGGAGTTCAAGGCCGTCGAGGCGCTCGCACGCGGCTTCCAGCCGGGAGTCGTGGCCTCCACGGCGCGCAGACTGCACGGCAAGCTCGTTCCCGGCCCTCGCCATTCCGACAACCGGGTGGCCCTCCTGGCCGCCGCGCGCGGTCTGCTCGCGAGCGTGGAGCAGCGGCTGTCGCGCGGGCCCATCGAGGGGAACGAGCCGCGCGCGGGCGAGGCCTTGTTCCAGGCGAGCCTGGAAGCGCTCTCGCTGTGCCGCCATGTCCCCGAGCTGACCCCTCGGATGCCCACCGTGTGCGAGGTGATCCACCGCTTCGTCCTCCAGGCGCTCGAGCTCATGGCGCTCCAGGCCGAGAGCCTCGCCTTCGACGAGTCGGTGTCCCTGGATCCACTCGTCGGACTCGCGGACAACCTCGCCGACGAGCTGGGCCAGGTGGGCGAGCTCCTGGCGCTGCTCGCCGAGTCCTCCTCGGGCGCGGTCCCGCATTTGAGAGCCGCGGAGGCCGAGACGCGGCGGCGTGCCGTGGCCGCGTTCCGTCAGCGCGCGGAGCGCGTCTTCCCGGGCCCGCGGGGCCGCAGCAGGGATCCACTCGATGCGCTCTCCGCGGACTCGCGCCGGCTCGCCCAGCTCGAGCAGTCCCTGTGCCGGTTGGATGCCTCCCAGCGCGGCCTCAAGCAGCAACTGCTGCAACCGCTCGGCTTCGACTACGCCCGGGACGTACTCGGCACCGTGCCCTTCGAGCGCATCGATCAGTTGTCGCGCACGGTGCAGGCGGTGGCGGAGAACCTGCGGCGCGAGGGCCTGGCCCCCGAGCCCGTGTTCGTCGAATGCCGGGACATCCTCGAGACGCGGTTGCGCGAGTACGTCCAGGGCATCGGCCGCGAAGTGGCGAGCCCTCCGTCCGCCCCGCAGACCGCCATCAATGGCGAGGCCTACAACTTCTACCGGGGCACCTTCTCCGCCCTGCTCCGGGATGGAGAGTTCTCCGCGTTGCTCGGCCTGGAGGGGCAGCTCGCCTTCGCCCGCTCTTCCTCCACCGCGTTCTTCCTCTCCGATGCCATCCGGGACGCCGTGGCCCGGGTGGAGCTGTCCTTCGTGCAGGTGCGTCTCAAGTACCTGCGCGGCTGGCTCACCCAGTTGCTCACCACGCTGCCCGCGCTCCAGAGCGCGAATACCCGGGCGGCCGCGGATCAGATCTTCGATCGTCTGGTGCGCAGCCGCTTTCCCATGCTCGCCCTGAAGGAGGGCGAACTGGTGCGCCTCAAGGGAGTACTCGGCGTGCTGATGGGCATACCCGGGGAGCTGGGAGAGAGCGCGCGCAAGCTGCAAGGCGTGCTGCTGGGCATCGACGACGACTTCTCCCGCTTCAGCAAGCAGTTGCTGGAGCTGCGGGCGTCGTTGTGAGGAGGGGCTGACGCGTGCTCGGCTCTCGGCTCGCGCAGCTGCGGCTCCAGTTGGATGCGCTCCAGGGGCGCCCGGCCCGGGGCGAGGGCATGCGTTCCTGGTGGCGGGGGATGACCGCCCCGGCCGAGGTGGACCTGTCCCTGCCCACCGTGACGGCGCTCGACCGGGCCCTGGAGCGGGTGGGAGTGCATACCCTCGCGGACGCGCGCCTGCTGCTCGCGCTGGGCGTGAAGAAGGGCCGGGTGGGCGAGCTGGCCAAGGGGTTGAAGGAGCGCGCACACGAGGCCCTGGAGGAGTTCGAGCGCACCCTGGACGCCGTGCAGAAGATGCACCACGCGGGCCGCACGCCCCCAGGGGCGCGCACGACGCTGGAGCGGGGCTTCGTCCGGCTCGTGCGGGTGCTGCGGGTGGCGGATCTCTTCCTGTCGCCCTCGGCTCCGGACTCGGGCGAGGAGCAGATCTTCCCGCGGCCCGGCCCCTCCTGGAACGCCCAGCACGCTCCGAGCCGGGCGCGCATGGCCGTGGCCGAGTTCCTCGCCGAGCGGGCCCGCGCCACCGTGGACGACGTGGTGCAGAAGCAGAGGGATCTGGACATGGCCCACGAGCTGCTGCTGCGCATCGGCATGGAGCATGACCGTGAGCGCGGCGTGGCCCTGCGCCATGAGGTGGCCCAGGCCCGCGAGCGCGTCCGCGACATGCTCCCGACGCGCTCGCTCGAGGAGTTGGTCGAGCAGGTGCGGCAGTCCGCGGTGCGCGAGCCGCAGCTCGCCTGGCGCTCGCTCCGGGGCCTCTACGAGCGCGCGGTGGAGGCCGAACAGCCCCAGCTCGCCGCGGCGGCCCGGGCGGCGCTCACCCGGCTC
This portion of the Cystobacter ferrugineus genome encodes:
- a CDS encoding transposase, yielding MPREKSIAERFDAYVEKVGGRLYKPCRRFLREALFGLVENRSVLLSQIGRALNEPRRLIHTEKRLSRNLANKRYEDAAVEEDYLRLVAPILRDERYPRPVVAVDLTDIAKPRARKMPYLSTVHDGSKDELATGYQVVSVEAVGVRGRRLPLLSRLFSKVSPEHKSQNATALEAISTVSPHVPRDAFWVFDSGFDGHIFLRRLDELGLSYAVRIKLSNDRFLHLPDGKMKVSEAVELLPQPHTHRTKYHRPESTGRKQELQLGFVRDVRLPAYTSGGRPSTKKLGETRYSLVVARGLGLKPLVILTTEDVRTREDAGRVVDIYLERWGVEESNRFVKQGFDLEDVRALTWTGLKRMVQFVNLAYGFLALLVHGPRKQVERVAANFKAFGPVPEYAYYRLLEGIGRLLRITMDGAP
- the greB gene encoding transcription elongation factor GreB, which produces MRRDSRHSEGAPEEPDDLDLEGEEDEEPASKPRRYLTRAGAERMHKELLRLLNEERPKVTAEVSAAAAQGDRSENAEYIYGKKRLREIDRRLRFLQKRLDTATIVVPSEQTDTTHVYFGATVTLEDEDGGRVTYQIVGSDEIDTAGGRISVESPLARALLRKKVGDSVEVIRPRGEIEYTLVQIRYV
- a CDS encoding PhoH family protein, which produces MRKNFILDTNVLLHDPRSIYGFREHNVIIPIYVIEEIDQFKRDLSELGRNARLVARYLDSFREEGSLKEGVRLPHGGVLRVCFTEREAPLSMADRDLMDNRILAVALDLMEREPQSPAVFITKDTNLRIRADALGLLAEDYDAERVEITELYTGFTERLVPRDMVDQMYKSGAEVEISGQDTLSPHQFILLKDETNPSHAAMGRFNAARGRVVPLSRGIKEGVWGIRPRNMEQSFALDLLMNDEIKLVTIVGKAGTGKTLLAIAAGLHKVTEENVYQKLLVSRPVFPLGRDIGFLPGTLEEKMNPWMQPIFDNVEFLMNLSRADKKAGRGYHELIDLGLMEIEALTYIRGRSIPNQYIIIDEAQNLTPHEVKTIITRVGDNTKIILTGDPFQIDNPYVDATSNGLVHVVNRFKNEKIAGHITMTKGERSALAELAANLL
- a CDS encoding HP0495 family protein, coding for MSGDGTQQDPAQGTGGEQEKKPLIDYPTVYTFKVMGRRAPDFVEYVRDLFRTYMGTEISPDSIQEQSSSKGTYVSVSVSVYLLSEEHRRSIYVRLKEEPRVVYYL
- a CDS encoding SAM-dependent methyltransferase gives rise to the protein MSVAEPFPLYFPGDARRPFNSELATRRFAKVAQLEEGGRVLDLGCGPSLLAGVVLAQEFGCSVVAADWDEGLLARMRDRVHALALDGRVEVRRVDLRQLSFREGEFDAILCQGPIVMTLPDTLRTLRPFLAHQGRLGLTYPVRVGRVTPRAVLEFWERRLGAPLLLPRELLHHLSQGGFEPESVESLQDSELDALYRDLAPHLEKAPAESTHWLREEMALHRENGTATSSYAFAVGRRREPGEKPPASRDRG
- a CDS encoding diacylglycerol/lipid kinase family protein, with amino-acid sequence MMVQPLRSVDARANPSVLGAPEHRLAVLLNANARQVDARLVKFLSHVVPEQDLFLSRSELDCRRIVQTVLERDYPVVMTGGGDGTFLGVVNEMFRQLETRGRFAGKQAPRLGVLKLGTGNGLASYVNSSGGTEGILQDVSRARAGKVSGQRRMELLTVDGTRTPFAGLGVDGKLLNDYLWVKDNLGRGLFKKLLSGPGGYFSAVAFKTVPHYLTNPTRVECEVINGQAGQAYRVGPEGRPVGEPFAPGARLFKGELIMAAAATMPYYGYGFRMFPFAGQRPGMMQLRLGQLNPPHVLANLPKLWAGRWFPEGLHDFYAREVHLRFSRPMPFQIGGDAAGYRREVTLGMAAESVELLDFHPSVQ